A section of the Malus sylvestris chromosome 17, drMalSylv7.2, whole genome shotgun sequence genome encodes:
- the LOC126612140 gene encoding ylmG homolog protein 1-2, chloroplastic-like, with product MASVMASQAIFFPTSTPIKPNPIFKPFFSPTPILRFNPKSNTNPIPKLSLRPLFATLTTNPQTLFPQNPSHPPSPLAHLPTRTLTTLFALTLAAVRSLSISLVKFGSQFGPSIGSAAGPLFFAALSDRPSGYLNTPLTVVAAGLSKWLDIYSGVLMVRVLLSWFPNIPWDRQPLSAIRDLCDPYLNLFRNIIPPIFDTLDVSPLLAFAVLGTLGSILNNSRGTY from the coding sequence ATGGCATCAGTCATGGCGTCTCAAGCTATCTTCTTCCCCACCTCAACCCCCATCAAACCAAACCCTATATTCAAACCCTTCTTCTCTCCCACTCCCATTCTCAGATTCAATCCCAAATCCAACACCAACCCAATCCCCAAACTCTCCCTCAGACCTCTCTTCGCCACTCTCACCACAAATCCCCAAACCCTATTCCCCCAAAACCCATCTCACCCCCCATCGCCCCTAGCCCACCTCCCAACTCGCACCCTCACCACCCTCTtcgccctaaccctagccgccgTCCGCAGCCTCTCAATTTCGCTCGTCAAGTTTGGCTCCCAATTCGGACCCTCCATCGGATCCGCCGCCGGGCCCCTCTTCTTTGCGGCGCTCAGTGACCGCCCGAGCGGTTATTTGAATACCCCTTTGACTGTGGTCGCTGCCGGACTCTCCAAATGGCTCGATATCTACAGTGGGGTTTTGATGGTTAGGGTTTTGCTCAGCTGGTTCCCTAATATTCCTTGGGACCGTCAACCACTTTCGGCGATTCGGGACCTCTGCGATCCTTATTTGAACCTCTTCCGCAATATAATTCCGCCGATTTTCGATACCTTGGATGTTAGTCCTCTCTTGGCTTTCGCAGTTTTGGGCACGCTCGGGTCGATTCTCAACAACAGTAGAGGAACTTACTGA